The Salmo salar chromosome ssa06, Ssal_v3.1, whole genome shotgun sequence genome window below encodes:
- the LOC123743375 gene encoding uncharacterized protein, producing MSHISVNDHLEGILSDFEALKRSFDVDDVDEHPPFSPSSPVPSPLSSTSLLNKTNEGRGFPTSNHGSPAFRSRISLGTNPSPAQSPVFKSRMVSSLSFNRAMNRPTINNNGGSSGGITRASSFQNKFNPKGFSSSLSGPGSDNDSLHSSSSSLEYSIQGGGGEGGGGVPPGKPGSLSYFTSPQMEQRPGQQRGVGLGMGKKFSSHGSVFHSELEGPMGLGAPEPRGVSHGSMPSLDLQIGEGGGGVMGVRGLEVEG from the coding sequence CTTTGAAAAGATCCTTCGACGTCGATGACGTGGACGAGcatcctcccttctccccctcctcccccgttccctcccccctctcctccacctccctcctcaacAAGACCAACGAGGGTCGAGGGTTCCCCACCTCCAACCACGGCTCCCCTGCCTTCCGCTCCCGGATCAGTCTTGGTACCAACCCCAGCCCTGCCCAGAGCCCTGTATTCAAGTCCCGCATGGTCTCCAGTCTCTCCTTCAACAGAGCCATGAACAGACCCACCATCAACAACAATGGAGGGAGCTCCGGAGGCATCACCAGGGCCTCTTCCTTCCAGAACAAGTTCAACCCTAAgggtttctcctcctctctctctggcccagGCAGCGATAATGATAGTCTCCATAGCTCCTCTTCTAGTCTGGAGTATTCCAtccagggaggtggaggagaaggaggaggaggggtacctCCAGGCAAGCCAGGGTCTCTGTCCTACTTCACTAGCCCACAGATGGAGCAGCGTCCTGGGCAGCAGCGTGGCGTGGGCCTGGGGATGGGGAAGAAGTTCTCTTCCCATGGGAGTGTGTTTCACTCTGAGCTAGAGGGGCCTATGGGGCTGGGAGCTCCAGAGCCCAGGGGAGTCAGCCACGGATCCATGCCCAGTCTGGACCTCCAGATCGGGGAAGGAGGAGGCGGGGTGATGGGGGTGCGGGGGCtggaggtggaggggtga